A part of Chanos chanos chromosome 9, fChaCha1.1, whole genome shotgun sequence genomic DNA contains:
- the LOC115821706 gene encoding guanylate-binding protein 1-like encodes MAEPVCLIDTDMSGQLCVRREAVEILEKITQPVVVVAIAGLYRTGKSYLMNRLAGKQRGFALGATIESKTKGIWMWCVPHPTKGEHTLVLVDTEGLGDVDKGDEKHDTWIFCLAVLLSCTLVYNSMGTIDNDALEKLHYVTELTKYIKVKSDSKDKDQSKDFMSIFPSFIWVVRDFTLTLELEGRPITADQYLDSALKLKKGSSPEVSRYNQLRTCLREYFSGRKCFVLERPASSKKMKQMEQLTDADLDPSFVEQAQDFCTYVFKNIEAKTMSGGLSLTGRMWGNLAETYVEAIRSGQVPCLDNAVESLALIQNGRAITEALQFYQSEMSSKVQLPTETQEELSDIHAAVVKETVEIFLNASFNDRDQKHQQELMENVKKEYEEYCRRNVEESRKMSKSIISRAFASVETAVKEGSYMRPGGYADFRSDVEKAIEQYRSEKGHGIMKEEVLKEYMDENEGTTQSILSADKSLTESEQHIEAERLKTEALEQNQRVLEEQNKIQQKQIADQEKTYEENLKQLEQKMREERKRAQEDYARVLNAKMKEQKDLLEEGFKKRSDEMQRQIAMLSSWPLENNARSQLGCSVDHKVRNMYHGAHAISLLLFTIDLNSFGQIISKIFYGYKIKSGATFSNALYMDDIRLYDKTERAVDKCPWILVKK; translated from the exons ATGGCAGAGCCAGTGTGCCTGATAGATACGGACATGAGTGGACAattgtgtgtgaggagagaggcagtggagaTTCTGGAGAAGATCACACAACCTGTAGTGGTGGTAGCTATAGCGGGTCTGTACCGCACTGGAAAGTCCTACCTTATGAACAGACTGGCAGGGAAACAAAGAG GCTTTGCCCTGGGAGCCACCATAGAGTCTAAAACCAAAGGCATCTGGATGTGGTGTGTACCTCACCCCACTAAAGGAGAACACACTCTAGTGCTGGTGGATACTGAGGGACTGGGTGATGTGGATAAG GGGGATGAAAAACATGACACCTGGATCTTCTGCCTGGCTGTTCTACTTAGCTGCACTCTGGTCTATAACAGCATGGGGACTATTGACAATGATGCTCTGGAAAAACTGCA CTATGTCACTGAACTGACCAAGTATATCAAGGTGAAGTCTGACTCAAAAGATAAGGACCAGTCGAAAGATTTCATGTCCATCTTCCCTTCCTTCATATGGGTGGTGCGagatttcacactgacattaGAGCTGGAAGGTCGTCCAATCACTGCGGACCAATATCTGGACAGTGCTCTGAAGCTTAAAAAAG GATCCTCTCCGGAGGTTTCGAGGTATAACCAGCTGCGAACGTGCCTGCGCGAGTACTTCTCAGGGCGGAAGTGCTTTGTGCTTGAACGTCCTGCGAGCTCAAAGAAGATGAAGCAGATGGAGCAGCTGACGGATGCAGACCTGGATCCCAGCTTTGTGGAGCAGGCTCAGGATTTCTGCACAtacgtttttaaaaacattgaagCCAAGACCATGAGTGGAGGCCTCAGCTTGACTGGCAGGA TGTGGGGAAACCTTGCAGAGACCTATGTTGAAGCAATTCGCAGTGGGCAGGTGCCCTGTTTAGACAACGCTGTAGAGTCACTGGCTCTGATTCAAAACGGCCGTGCCATAACTGAAGCCCTCCAGTTCTACCAGAGTGAGATGAGCAGTAAAGTGCAGCTacctacagaaacacaagaaGAGCTATCTGACATCCATGCAGCCGTGGTGAAAGAGACCGTCGAGATCTTCCTCAATGCCTCCTTCAACGACCGTGACCAAAAACACCAACAGGAACTCATG GAAAATGTGAAGAAGGAATATGAAGAGTACTGCAGACGTAACGTGGAGGAGTCTCGTAAGATGAGCAAGTCCATCATCTCTCGTGCATTTGCGTCAGTGGAGACAGCAGTGAAGGAAGGGTCCTACATGCGGCCTGGGGGCTACGCAGACTTCCGCAGCGACGTGGAGAAAGCAATTGAGCAGTACAGATCAGAAAAGGGCCATGGAATCATG aagGAAGAGGTGCTGAAAGAGTACATGGATGAGAATGAGGGAACTACACAGAGCATTCTGTCAGCCGACAAATCCCTCACAGAATCTGAGCAGCATATTGAAG CTGAGAGATTGAAAACGGAGGCCCTGGAGCAGAACCAGAGGGTTCTGGAGGAGCAGAACAAGATCCAGCAGAAGCAGATTGCGGATCAGGAGAAAACTTATGAGGAGAACCTGAAACAGCTTGAacagaagatgagggaggaaCGTAAGAGAGCTCAAGAGGATTACGCACGAGTGCTGAACGCTAAAATGAAG GAGCAGAAAGACCTGTTAGAAGAAGGTTTTAAGAAGAGGTCTGATGAAATGCAGAGACAGATCGCCATGCTGAGCAG CTGGCCTCTGGAGAACAATGCTAGAAGCCAACTCGGTTGCTCAGTTGACCATAAAGTGCGGAATATGTACCACGGGGCCCATGCAATATCCCTGCTGCTGTTCACTATAGACCTGAACTCCTTCGGCCAGATCATCAGTAAGATTTTCTATGGATACAAGATCAAGAGTGGAGCTACTTTCAGCAACGCCCTGTACATGGATGACATCAGACTTTACGACAAGACCGAAAGGGCTGTAGACAAGTGTCCCTGGATCCTAGTTAAAAAGTAG